A stretch of Mesorhizobium sp. M2A.F.Ca.ET.046.03.2.1 DNA encodes these proteins:
- a CDS encoding GNAT family N-acetyltransferase codes for MKTMLTTHTGFRFEVRRARPDDEPIVAEFFTHVTPEDLRFRFLGAVKEVSHERLVAMTRSDDPHVHNFLAFSTDGMLIAVATLAADPADRHGEVAICIREDRKHLGVSWEFLGYVARYADDHGIETIESIESRENRAAIELEREMGFIVTTDPDDPTLVLVQRKLGASLPG; via the coding sequence ATGAAAACCATGCTTACGACCCACACCGGATTTCGCTTCGAGGTGCGTCGAGCGCGTCCCGACGATGAGCCGATCGTCGCCGAGTTCTTTACCCATGTGACACCGGAGGATCTGCGCTTCCGCTTCCTCGGAGCCGTGAAGGAAGTCTCGCATGAGCGGCTTGTGGCGATGACCCGATCCGACGATCCGCACGTCCATAATTTTCTCGCCTTCTCCACCGACGGAATGCTGATTGCGGTGGCGACCCTCGCCGCGGACCCGGCCGATCGGCATGGCGAAGTCGCCATCTGCATCCGCGAGGATCGCAAGCATCTCGGCGTCAGCTGGGAATTTCTCGGCTATGTCGCGCGTTATGCCGACGATCATGGGATAGAGACCATCGAATCGATCGAGAGCCGCGAAAACCGCGCAGCGATCGAACTCGAGCGCGAGATGGGCTTCATCGTCACGACGGATCCCGACGACCCGACGCTCGTCCTGGTTCAGCGGAAGCTCGGCGCCTCGTTGCCGGGCTGA
- a CDS encoding DUF1858 domain-containing protein — MKRKLNDDATMDGIMREAPAAVRVVLQHGMLCVGCPIASFHTVSDAAREHDLDEDQLRCDLEAAIDAGGAG, encoded by the coding sequence ATGAAACGCAAATTGAATGACGATGCGACGATGGATGGGATCATGCGCGAGGCGCCGGCGGCTGTTCGTGTCGTCCTCCAGCACGGAATGTTGTGCGTCGGCTGCCCGATCGCTTCCTTCCACACCGTTTCGGACGCGGCACGCGAGCATGACCTGGACGAGGATCAGCTTCGCTGCGACCTGGAGGCGGCCATCGACGCCGGCGGAGCGGGCTAG
- a CDS encoding helix-turn-helix domain-containing protein — protein MYAQASAKIDLPSYLPHQSPAPAFEGPATPVSFFTAGAEIYAQGEKAGALYQVEFGAVRIYRLLADGRRQISAFHLAGETFGFEADVTHHFFAEAINATGVRVFRAPSGTDMSRQLLPLALKGLTRAQEHLLVLGRQNAIERVAAFLVEMSERQGGLRQVELPMSRNDIGDYLGLTIETVSRVFTRLKEKGVIRLLSLRSIEILKRDTLLAMGE, from the coding sequence ATGTACGCTCAAGCCTCCGCCAAGATCGACCTGCCGTCCTATCTTCCCCATCAGAGCCCCGCGCCAGCCTTCGAAGGGCCGGCGACGCCGGTCAGCTTCTTCACGGCAGGCGCTGAAATCTATGCCCAGGGCGAAAAGGCCGGCGCGCTCTATCAAGTCGAATTCGGCGCGGTTCGCATCTACCGCCTGCTCGCCGACGGTCGCAGGCAGATCAGCGCATTCCACCTGGCGGGAGAGACCTTCGGTTTCGAGGCCGACGTCACCCATCACTTCTTCGCCGAGGCGATCAACGCGACTGGTGTCCGGGTCTTCCGCGCTCCGTCAGGCACGGACATGTCGCGTCAGCTCCTGCCTCTGGCGCTCAAAGGCCTGACTCGGGCGCAGGAACATCTCCTGGTGCTCGGCCGCCAGAACGCCATCGAGCGCGTCGCGGCGTTCCTCGTCGAAATGTCGGAGCGTCAGGGCGGGCTGCGGCAGGTGGAACTGCCTATGTCGCGCAACGACATCGGCGACTATCTCGGCCTCACCATCGAAACCGTGTCGCGGGTCTTCACCCGCCTGAAAGAGAAGGGCGTGATCCGCCTGCTCAGCCTGCGCAGCATCGAAATTCTGAAACGCGACACGCTGCTGGCAATGGGTGAATGA
- a CDS encoding phosphoketolase family protein, translating to MTEHPSANRLSAQELQDIDAYWRAANYLTIGQIYLLDNPLLREPLRLEHVKPRLLGHWGTSPGLSFIYAHLNRAIKQRDANVIYVCGPGHGGPAMVANTYLEGTYSETNPDIALGEAGMKKLFRQFSFPGGIPSHAAPDVPGSIHEGGELGYALSHAYGAAFDNPDLVVACVVGDGEAETGPLATSWHSNKFLNPALDGAVLPILHLNGYKIANPTILARIPEEELRALFVGYGYEPLFVEGDDPALMHERMAVVLDDALDRIKAIQDAARGGAKTAQPRPKWPMIVLRSPKGWTGPKEVDGLKTEGFWRAHQVPLSGLAENPEHLRMLEAWMRSYRPEELFDAAGAPLAAIRATAPQGDRRMSANPNANGGLLRRSLELPGLDEHAVPVERPGGVKAESTRVMGRFLRDVMTLNRAARNFRIVGPDETASNRWQDVFEVTERAWMEEIVPEDVHLAREGRVLEILSEHTCQGWLEGYLLTGRHGFFSCYEAFTHIVDSMFNQHAKWLDACRKLPWRRPIASLNYLLSSHVWQQEHNGFSHQDPGFIDVALNKKADVVRVYLPADANSLLCVTDHVLKTWNRINVIVAGKANSWQWLSIDEAKVHCGAGIGIWEWASTDGGAEPDVVMACAGDVPTLETLAAVQILRRHIPDLKVRVVNIVDLMTLQPKEHHPHGLSDHEFDALFTRDKPVIFAYHGYPWTIHRLTYRRTNHDNIHVRGYNEEGTTTTPFDMTVLNGLDRYHLVLGVLDRIPEPAGAHIQLRQAMEGKLIEHAAYIRKHGQDMPEILGWKWER from the coding sequence ATGACCGAGCATCCCAGCGCCAATCGTTTGTCCGCGCAGGAACTGCAAGACATCGATGCCTACTGGCGTGCCGCCAACTACCTGACCATCGGGCAGATCTATCTGCTCGACAATCCGCTGCTTCGCGAACCCCTTCGGCTGGAGCATGTCAAGCCAAGGCTGCTCGGCCACTGGGGGACCTCGCCTGGTCTCAGCTTCATCTATGCGCATCTCAATCGTGCCATCAAGCAACGCGACGCCAATGTCATCTATGTCTGCGGTCCCGGCCATGGCGGGCCGGCGATGGTGGCCAACACCTATCTCGAGGGCACCTACAGCGAGACCAATCCGGACATTGCGCTGGGCGAGGCCGGAATGAAGAAGCTCTTCCGCCAGTTCTCGTTTCCTGGCGGCATCCCGAGCCATGCGGCGCCTGATGTGCCCGGCTCGATCCATGAAGGCGGCGAGCTTGGCTACGCCCTCTCGCACGCTTATGGAGCGGCCTTCGACAACCCGGACCTTGTCGTCGCCTGCGTCGTCGGCGACGGCGAGGCGGAAACCGGGCCGCTCGCCACCTCCTGGCATTCCAACAAGTTCCTCAACCCGGCGCTTGACGGCGCGGTGCTGCCGATCCTCCACCTCAACGGCTACAAGATCGCCAATCCCACCATTCTGGCCCGTATCCCCGAGGAAGAGCTGCGTGCGCTGTTCGTCGGCTATGGTTACGAGCCGCTGTTCGTCGAAGGTGACGATCCGGCGTTGATGCATGAGCGGATGGCGGTCGTGCTCGACGATGCGCTCGACCGCATCAAGGCGATCCAGGATGCGGCCCGCGGCGGCGCGAAGACCGCGCAGCCGCGGCCGAAATGGCCGATGATCGTGCTACGAAGCCCGAAGGGCTGGACCGGTCCGAAGGAGGTCGACGGGCTGAAGACCGAGGGATTCTGGCGCGCCCACCAGGTCCCGCTTTCCGGCCTGGCCGAGAACCCAGAGCATCTGAGGATGCTTGAGGCGTGGATGAGAAGCTACCGGCCCGAAGAGCTTTTCGACGCCGCCGGCGCACCCCTGGCCGCGATCCGCGCCACCGCGCCGCAAGGTGACAGGCGCATGAGCGCCAATCCGAATGCCAATGGCGGCCTGCTGCGGCGGTCTCTCGAACTGCCTGGCCTGGATGAGCACGCTGTCCCGGTCGAGCGGCCCGGCGGCGTCAAGGCGGAGTCGACCCGTGTCATGGGCCGCTTCCTGCGCGACGTCATGACGTTGAACCGGGCTGCCAGGAATTTCCGCATCGTCGGCCCCGACGAGACGGCCTCGAACCGGTGGCAGGACGTCTTCGAGGTGACGGAGCGCGCCTGGATGGAAGAGATCGTTCCCGAGGATGTCCACCTGGCGCGGGAAGGCAGGGTTCTGGAAATTCTATCCGAGCATACGTGCCAGGGTTGGCTGGAAGGTTACCTGCTCACCGGGCGCCACGGCTTCTTCTCCTGCTACGAGGCCTTCACGCACATCGTCGATTCCATGTTCAACCAGCATGCGAAATGGCTGGATGCCTGCCGCAAGCTCCCCTGGCGGCGGCCGATCGCTTCGCTGAACTATCTGTTGTCCAGCCATGTCTGGCAGCAGGAGCACAATGGCTTCAGCCATCAGGATCCAGGCTTCATCGACGTGGCGCTGAACAAGAAGGCGGACGTCGTGCGCGTCTACCTGCCGGCGGACGCCAACAGCCTGCTTTGCGTGACCGACCATGTGCTTAAGACATGGAACCGCATCAACGTCATCGTCGCCGGCAAGGCCAATTCCTGGCAGTGGCTGTCCATCGACGAGGCGAAAGTCCACTGCGGCGCCGGCATTGGGATATGGGAATGGGCGTCGACCGACGGCGGCGCCGAGCCGGATGTGGTGATGGCCTGCGCCGGCGACGTGCCGACGCTCGAGACCCTGGCCGCCGTTCAGATCCTGAGGCGCCACATTCCCGACCTCAAGGTCCGTGTGGTGAACATTGTCGATCTGATGACGCTGCAGCCGAAGGAACATCACCCGCACGGGCTGTCGGACCATGAGTTCGACGCGTTGTTCACCAGGGACAAGCCTGTCATCTTCGCCTATCACGGCTATCCGTGGACGATCCACCGCCTGACCTACCGGCGGACCAATCACGACAACATCCATGTGCGCGGCTACAATGAGGAAGGGACGACGACGACGCCGTTCGACATGACCGTGCTGAACGGGCTCGACCGCTATCATCTCGTGCTCGGCGTGCTCGACCGCATTCCCGAGCCGGCCGGCGCGCACATCCAGCTGAGGCAGGCCATGGAAGGCAAGCTGATCGAGCACGCAGCCTATATCCGCAAGCACGGGCAGGACATGCCCGAGATACTCGGCTGGAAGTGGGAGCGGTAA
- a CDS encoding acetate/propionate family kinase, with protein sequence MTDAILVLNGGSSSLKFAVFQWRDELHLLVRGSVSSIGERPRLHVAPTAMTPSFDRSLGEQPISIGTAFEAVASYLADRGLLRRVGRVGHRIVHGGREFVRAMLLDERTLGALRRLEPLAPIHQAINLELVDLASRLLPGTMQVGCFDTAFHAAQPEHARLYGLPHEMAEQGIVSYGFHGLSYSHIASELNNRYGAAAGGRTIVAHLGSGASLCAMKAGVSHATTMGFSTLDGLVMSTRCGAIDPGILLHLLQDRKLSSDELADLLYQRSGLLGVSGISGNMQTLLASKDPAAMRAVDLFVYRVGREIGSLAAAIGGLDTIVFTAGIGEHAPAIRQSICEAAGWLGVGLDEELNAHGEELISAPDSLVDVLVIPADEERAVAAELLGFEGFEGKD encoded by the coding sequence ATGACCGACGCAATTCTCGTCCTCAATGGCGGCTCATCGAGCCTGAAGTTCGCCGTCTTCCAATGGCGCGACGAGCTCCATCTGCTGGTGCGCGGCAGCGTCTCGTCGATCGGCGAGCGGCCCCGGCTCCACGTCGCGCCCACGGCAATGACGCCGTCATTCGACAGGAGCCTTGGCGAACAGCCGATCTCCATCGGCACGGCGTTCGAAGCCGTTGCGTCCTATCTTGCGGACCGCGGCCTCCTGCGCCGGGTGGGCCGGGTCGGACATCGCATCGTGCATGGCGGCCGGGAGTTTGTCCGCGCAATGCTGCTCGACGAGCGCACGCTCGGTGCCTTGCGCAGGCTGGAGCCGCTCGCCCCGATTCATCAGGCGATCAACCTGGAGCTCGTCGACCTGGCCAGCCGCCTCCTGCCCGGCACCATGCAGGTCGGCTGCTTCGATACGGCCTTCCACGCGGCGCAGCCCGAGCACGCAAGGCTTTATGGCCTGCCGCATGAGATGGCGGAGCAAGGCATCGTCTCCTACGGCTTCCATGGGCTCTCCTACAGCCATATCGCCAGCGAGCTCAACAACCGTTATGGCGCCGCCGCCGGCGGCCGGACGATCGTTGCCCATCTCGGCAGCGGTGCGAGCCTGTGCGCGATGAAGGCAGGCGTAAGCCACGCCACCACCATGGGCTTCTCGACGCTTGACGGCCTGGTCATGAGCACGCGTTGCGGCGCGATCGATCCCGGCATCCTCCTGCACCTTCTGCAGGACCGGAAGCTGTCGTCGGACGAACTTGCCGACCTGCTCTATCAGCGATCCGGTCTGCTCGGGGTATCCGGCATCTCGGGAAACATGCAGACGCTGCTTGCATCGAAAGACCCGGCGGCGATGCGCGCCGTCGATCTCTTCGTCTATCGTGTCGGGCGCGAGATCGGATCGCTTGCCGCGGCGATTGGCGGGCTCGACACCATCGTGTTCACGGCGGGCATCGGCGAGCATGCGCCCGCGATCCGGCAGAGCATCTGCGAAGCCGCGGGATGGCTGGGCGTCGGGCTCGACGAGGAGTTGAACGCGCATGGCGAAGAACTGATCAGCGCCCCGGATTCCCTGGTCGACGTGCTTGTCATTCCCGCCGACGAGGAACGTGCGGTGGCCGCTGAGTTGCTCGGCTTCGAAGGCTTCGAAGGCAAAGACTAA
- a CDS encoding zinc-dependent alcohol dehydrogenase family protein, with amino-acid sequence MKAMVLEKPGTLLNLVDRPDPLPGAGEIRLKVVACAVCRTDLHVVDGDLPSPKLPLVPGHEIVGIVDLVGEGVSRARLGQRVGVPWLGHTCGHCPYCNAGAENLCDQPLFTGYTRDGGFASHVVADEHFAFELDAAADPVSLAPLLCAGLIGWRCLKKAGDGRRLGIFGFGAAAHIITQVAIWQGREIFAFTRPGDIQAQEFARSLGVAWAGASDELPSVELDAAIIFAPVGELVPAALRAVRKGGRVVCGGIHMSDIPSMPYRLLWEERELVSVANLTRRDPEEFFPIARDARVRTHTKVYPLERANQALDDLRMGRLSGAAVLKP; translated from the coding sequence ATGAAGGCAATGGTGCTGGAAAAGCCCGGTACGCTCCTGAATCTCGTCGACCGTCCGGATCCCTTGCCGGGGGCGGGCGAGATCAGGCTCAAGGTGGTGGCATGCGCGGTATGTCGCACCGACCTGCACGTCGTGGACGGTGACTTGCCATCGCCAAAGCTGCCGCTCGTGCCGGGCCACGAAATCGTCGGCATCGTCGATCTTGTCGGTGAAGGCGTATCGCGAGCCCGGCTTGGGCAGAGGGTAGGCGTTCCGTGGCTGGGGCACACGTGCGGACATTGTCCCTATTGCAACGCCGGCGCCGAAAACCTCTGCGACCAGCCGCTCTTCACCGGCTACACGCGCGACGGCGGCTTCGCCAGTCATGTCGTTGCCGACGAGCATTTCGCCTTCGAGCTCGATGCCGCCGCGGATCCGGTGTCGCTGGCGCCGCTCCTGTGCGCTGGTCTGATCGGCTGGCGCTGTCTCAAGAAGGCCGGCGATGGCCGCCGGCTGGGCATCTTTGGCTTCGGCGCCGCCGCGCATATCATCACGCAGGTCGCAATCTGGCAGGGACGTGAGATCTTTGCCTTCACGCGGCCTGGCGACATCCAGGCACAGGAATTCGCGCGCTCATTGGGCGTTGCCTGGGCAGGGGCGTCCGATGAATTGCCTTCGGTCGAACTTGACGCCGCGATCATTTTCGCGCCGGTCGGCGAACTGGTGCCGGCCGCGTTGCGGGCTGTCCGCAAGGGCGGCCGGGTGGTCTGCGGCGGCATCCATATGAGCGACATTCCATCGATGCCCTACAGGCTTCTGTGGGAAGAACGGGAATTGGTGTCGGTCGCCAACCTGACCCGCCGGGACCCCGAGGAGTTCTTTCCGATCGCGAGGGACGCCCGGGTGCGCACGCACACAAAGGTCTATCCGCTGGAGCGGGCGAACCAGGCGCTGGATGATTTGCGCATGGGCAGGCTGAGTGGCGCCGCCGTCCTTAAGCCTTGA
- a CDS encoding Crp/Fnr family transcriptional regulator, translating into MASLDRSLIAGLPVFEGIASADLDRIIGQARSIRIAKDQPVFEQEQEAHSFFLLLDGHVRVVKSTPDGHEVTVRYISPGELMGIASALGRTTYPANALAAVDCVALAWPSQLWATFAASYPSFSANAYKAVGIRLQDAHARVIEMSTEQVEQRVAHALLKLIKQSGKKTEAGIMIDFPISRQDVAEMTGTTLHTVSRLLSAWEDQGLVKSGRQRVVVVEPHRLLVIAEGRSAKG; encoded by the coding sequence TTGGCAAGCCTTGATCGATCGCTGATTGCCGGACTGCCTGTCTTCGAGGGGATCGCCTCCGCGGACCTGGATCGCATAATCGGACAGGCAAGGTCCATTCGCATCGCCAAGGATCAGCCGGTTTTCGAGCAGGAGCAGGAGGCCCATTCGTTCTTCCTTCTGCTCGACGGCCATGTGCGCGTGGTGAAATCGACTCCGGATGGTCATGAGGTGACCGTGCGATACATAAGCCCGGGCGAATTGATGGGGATCGCCAGCGCGCTGGGCCGGACGACCTATCCGGCGAATGCCCTTGCGGCGGTCGATTGCGTGGCGCTCGCCTGGCCGAGCCAGCTCTGGGCTACATTCGCGGCGAGCTACCCGAGCTTCAGCGCCAATGCCTACAAGGCGGTGGGAATAAGGCTGCAGGATGCTCATGCTCGCGTCATCGAGATGTCCACCGAGCAGGTGGAGCAGCGCGTTGCGCATGCCTTGCTGAAGCTGATCAAGCAGTCGGGGAAAAAGACCGAGGCAGGCATCATGATCGACTTCCCCATTTCACGCCAAGACGTTGCCGAGATGACAGGCACCACGCTTCACACGGTCAGCCGGCTGCTTTCCGCCTGGGAAGACCAGGGGTTGGTCAAGAGCGGGCGACAAAGGGTGGTCGTGGTCGAACCCCATCGCCTCCTCGTCATCGCTGAAGGCCGCTCGGCAAAGGGCTAG
- a CDS encoding NnrS family protein, whose product MAIPRTRPSAYPAILSYGFRPFFLLGSLQAAIAMLLWLPLYYGRLVTFSTFLPVDWHIHELLFGYLPAVVTGFLLTAIPNWTGRLPVQDFRLLALVLLWVAGRAAVFLSAETGWLLSAAIDCSFLLAVVAAATTEIIAGRNWRNLKVLLPVATLFAANVIFHVEAHYQGISDMSRRLGLGAVVVLIMIVGGRIVPSFTRNWLVRENPGRIPASFGKFDIGTIALSAVGLAAWTFFPASLATGALLIAGAVFNSVRLARWAGDRTLGDPLVLILHIAFVFAPLGLLLAGLTVLAPGVVPAAAGIHAFAVGAVACMTLAVMTRASLGYTGRELAAGAGTRAIFVAIVIAAILRIAAAMAPGAPILLHVSAALWVTAFVGYAVFFGGMLTRPRRQARNNAE is encoded by the coding sequence ATGGCAATTCCACGGACGCGGCCAAGCGCCTATCCGGCAATTCTCTCCTACGGGTTCCGGCCATTCTTCCTTCTGGGCTCGCTCCAGGCCGCCATTGCGATGCTGCTGTGGCTGCCCCTCTATTACGGCAGGCTGGTAACCTTCAGCACATTCCTGCCCGTGGACTGGCATATTCATGAGTTGCTTTTCGGCTACCTGCCGGCGGTCGTGACCGGCTTCCTGCTGACCGCAATTCCGAACTGGACCGGCCGGCTTCCCGTTCAGGACTTTCGCCTCCTTGCGCTGGTGTTGCTCTGGGTTGCCGGTCGGGCGGCCGTGTTCCTTTCCGCGGAAACCGGATGGCTGCTGAGCGCGGCCATAGACTGCTCTTTTCTTCTAGCGGTGGTTGCGGCCGCCACAACGGAGATCATCGCCGGACGGAACTGGCGGAACCTCAAGGTGCTGCTGCCAGTCGCGACCCTATTTGCGGCAAACGTCATATTTCATGTTGAAGCGCATTACCAAGGCATCTCCGACATGAGCCGCCGCCTGGGTCTTGGAGCGGTCGTCGTCCTCATCATGATCGTAGGCGGGCGAATAGTCCCCAGCTTCACCCGCAATTGGCTGGTGCGCGAGAACCCCGGCCGGATTCCGGCATCATTTGGCAAGTTCGACATCGGAACGATCGCGCTGTCCGCCGTCGGCCTCGCGGCCTGGACCTTCTTTCCCGCCAGTCTTGCAACCGGCGCGCTTCTGATCGCGGGAGCGGTCTTCAATAGTGTTCGGCTTGCCCGCTGGGCGGGCGATCGGACACTGGGCGATCCGTTGGTGCTGATCCTGCATATTGCCTTCGTCTTTGCGCCGCTAGGCCTGCTGCTTGCCGGACTGACCGTCCTCGCACCAGGTGTCGTTCCAGCGGCGGCGGGCATTCACGCATTTGCCGTTGGAGCGGTGGCCTGCATGACGCTGGCCGTGATGACCCGCGCCTCTCTCGGCTACACAGGCCGCGAACTGGCGGCAGGCGCCGGAACGCGTGCGATCTTCGTTGCGATCGTCATCGCTGCCATCCTGCGCATAGCTGCGGCCATGGCTCCCGGCGCTCCGATCCTCCTGCATGTCTCGGCGGCGCTATGGGTTACCGCTTTCGTCGGCTACGCCGTGTTCTTTGGCGGAATGCTCACGCGGCCACGCCGGCAAGCGCGTAACAACGCTGAATGA
- a CDS encoding pseudoazurin has product MKLPLIAAAVALLSMAGAANAEEHVVQMLNKGEKGAMVFQPNFVRAAPGDTIKFVPTDKTHNAEVINGMLPDGAEPFKGKASEEITVTLTKEGVYGVKCAPHYGMGMVALIVVGKPVNLEAAEAVKQIGKAKPVFAELFAEATKAASN; this is encoded by the coding sequence ATGAAACTGCCCCTCATTGCCGCGGCGGTCGCGTTGCTCTCGATGGCCGGCGCCGCGAATGCCGAAGAACATGTCGTCCAGATGCTGAACAAGGGTGAAAAGGGCGCGATGGTCTTCCAGCCCAACTTCGTCCGGGCGGCGCCCGGCGACACGATCAAGTTTGTGCCGACCGACAAGACCCACAATGCCGAGGTCATCAATGGAATGCTTCCGGACGGCGCCGAGCCCTTCAAGGGCAAGGCGAGCGAGGAGATCACGGTCACCCTCACCAAGGAAGGTGTCTATGGCGTGAAATGCGCTCCCCACTACGGCATGGGCATGGTGGCGCTGATCGTCGTCGGCAAGCCGGTCAACCTGGAGGCGGCAGAAGCCGTCAAACAGATCGGCAAGGCAAAGCCCGTCTTTGCCGAGCTGTTCGCCGAGGCGACCAAAGCCGCTTCGAACTGA
- the trxC gene encoding thioredoxin TrxC has protein sequence MTQENLVVCTKCGVVNRLPPNRNSAEAQCGKCGARLFSGVPQDIDAANFDRQIGRGSLPVLVDVWAPWCGPCKMMAPAYEAAAKALEPRIRLVKLNSDKEQAIAARLGIRGIPTVILFHRQREIARVSGAMSAGQIVNWVRGHVPTGTS, from the coding sequence ATGACGCAGGAGAATCTGGTGGTTTGCACCAAATGCGGCGTGGTCAACCGCCTGCCGCCGAACCGAAACAGCGCCGAAGCGCAATGCGGAAAATGCGGCGCCCGGCTGTTTTCCGGGGTCCCGCAGGACATCGACGCAGCGAACTTCGACCGTCAGATCGGGCGCGGCAGCCTGCCCGTCCTGGTCGACGTCTGGGCTCCGTGGTGCGGTCCCTGCAAGATGATGGCGCCGGCCTATGAGGCCGCCGCCAAGGCGCTGGAGCCTCGCATCCGGCTGGTCAAGCTGAATTCCGACAAGGAGCAGGCCATCGCGGCGAGGCTGGGCATTCGCGGTATCCCCACCGTGATCCTGTTTCACCGCCAGCGGGAAATCGCGCGCGTATCGGGGGCGATGAGTGCCGGCCAGATCGTCAATTGGGTTCGCGGTCATGTGCCGACAGGCACCAGTTGA
- the nirK gene encoding copper-containing nitrite reductase, with protein sequence MLTRREALLGSVLTAAAVAAIGSTPAMAAVTDVAELPREKVTLVAPPFVHAHDQVGKGGPKIVEFTMKIEEKPMVIDADGTQLNAMTYNGSIPGPLMVVHEGDYLELTLINPDTNTLAHNIDFHAATGGLGGGALTLINPGEQVTLRFKATRSGTFVYHCAPGGAMIPWHVVSGMSGAVMVLPRDGLRDEKGKPVRYDRIYYIGENDFYIPRDEQGKFKKYDSAGDNYDDTVKVMRGLVPTHVVFNGKAGSLTGENAMKAKVGETVLIVHSQANRDTRPHLIGGHGDFVWEHGKFGNPPAKDLETWFIRGGSAGAALYAFRQPGVYAYVNHNLIEAVELGATAHFTVDGKWDDDLMMQVEAPKAIAS encoded by the coding sequence ATGCTTACGAGACGCGAAGCTTTGCTGGGTTCTGTTCTTACCGCCGCCGCTGTTGCCGCCATCGGCTCGACGCCGGCGATGGCGGCCGTGACGGATGTGGCAGAGCTGCCGCGCGAAAAGGTCACGCTTGTCGCGCCGCCTTTCGTGCACGCTCACGACCAGGTGGGCAAGGGCGGCCCCAAGATCGTCGAGTTCACCATGAAGATCGAAGAGAAGCCGATGGTCATCGACGCCGACGGCACTCAGCTCAACGCCATGACCTACAACGGTTCCATTCCGGGCCCGCTCATGGTCGTGCATGAGGGCGACTATCTCGAGCTGACCTTGATCAACCCCGACACCAACACGCTCGCCCACAATATCGACTTCCATGCGGCGACCGGCGGGCTCGGCGGCGGTGCGCTGACGCTGATCAACCCCGGCGAGCAGGTGACGCTGCGCTTCAAGGCGACCCGGTCCGGCACATTCGTCTATCATTGCGCACCTGGCGGGGCGATGATCCCCTGGCACGTGGTGTCGGGGATGAGCGGGGCGGTGATGGTCCTGCCGCGCGATGGCCTGAGGGACGAAAAGGGCAAGCCCGTACGCTACGACCGCATTTACTATATCGGCGAGAACGACTTCTACATCCCGCGCGACGAGCAGGGAAAGTTCAAGAAGTACGACTCGGCCGGCGACAACTACGACGACACCGTGAAAGTGATGCGCGGCCTTGTCCCGACGCATGTCGTTTTCAACGGCAAGGCTGGATCGCTGACCGGCGAAAACGCCATGAAGGCCAAGGTCGGAGAGACGGTGCTCATCGTCCACTCGCAGGCCAATCGCGACACCCGTCCGCACCTGATCGGCGGCCATGGCGACTTCGTCTGGGAACACGGAAAGTTCGGCAATCCCCCCGCCAAGGATCTCGAAACTTGGTTCATCCGGGGTGGATCGGCGGGCGCGGCGCTCTACGCGTTCCGGCAGCCGGGCGTCTACGCCTACGTCAATCACAATCTCATCGAGGCCGTAGAGCTCGGCGCGACTGCGCACTTCACGGTGGACGGAAAATGGGACGACGATCTGATGATGCAGGTCGAGGCTCCCAAGGCGATTGCCTCATAG